TTTCCATTGGGTTTGACCACCCATACCCCCGCTTCACCTGCTGTTTTAACGATGGCACTCAGTGGCAAAGTGATTCCCGCTTCGCTAGGGCGTGATAGTCGCAGTTGCAATGTTGAGCCCAGAGGAAATCGGCTCAATCCCTCTTGCTGTGCTACATAACGTGCACGATAAGTACGACTTGGCAATACGGCTATCGGTGAGAGTTCACGCAAACGAAGCGGCACCGAGTTTTTCTTCTCATCCCACGGTTGAGCCTCGGCTTTAAACTCAGGGACATGCGTCATAATCTCTTCGGGTAAATCCACCACCACTTCACGTTCACCCTCTTTGGCTATGGATAGGAGGGGTTGTCCTTCTGCTACTACTTGTCCGATTTCCATAGTGATAGCTGTAATAACGCCATCATACGGTGCCCTAAGAATCGTATAGCTGTCCTTATTTTTTGCCAGTTCCAACGCGCTTCGTGCTTGCTCCATACCCGCTGTTGCAGCATCGGCACGGCTCTTTTGACGCTCATAATCTGCTAGACCCATCGAACCATCCGTAGAGAGACGTTGAAATCTTTGTGCGTCCGATAGGGATTGTTTGGCATTCACACTCGCCGATTTAAACTGCTCCTCGGCGGCACTGAGGGCTAATTGATAATCACCGTTATCCAGCATTGCCAAAGGCTGACCTTTTGTGACGCAATCTCCGACATTGACAAGACGTTTGAGAATTTTTCCCCCTGCACGAAAAGCTATATCGGTTTCGACCCGCGCACGAATCGACCCACTCAGCCATCTCTCTTCCACCCCTTCGCTCTTGGCGATTGTCGTCACATAGACCGCTGTAGAATCAGGAGTTTTCACTGTTTCATCCTTGCATCCTGTTATCAGTATCACAGAGACTAAGAGGACGATAGGCTGTAAATATTTTTTTAGTGATGAGTTCATGGCTGTACCTTTGGTTGTTCTTTTGATGAGAGCTGAGATGCATTCCATCCACCGCCCAATGCTTTATAGAGCTGCACATCGGCTAAAAGACGTTGCGTCTCATGCTCTGTTACCTCTATGGCACTAAGTGAGACCAAACGCTCAACATCGAGGAGGGAGAGTTTATCGATTTGACCTTCGCGGTATAACGATTGTATATGTCGAAGTGATTGTTGATGATTTGAAGCGACCGCTCTAAGCAATGCACCCCGCTTCATCTCGTTTGAGCGTAGACTTAGCGTATCTTCCACCTCTTTCACCGCGACAAAAACAGACTTTTGCCAAGAGAGTAACGCTTCGTGTTCACGCGCACTTTGGACATCAATGCTTGCTTGAATCCGTCCCGCGTTAAAAATCGGCATAGCAAACGCCATGGCAACATTCGAAAACGCCACCGTTGCCAAATCTATTCCGTTAATTCGAAAATCCTCAAACCCGAACAGTGCATTCACAAAGAGCTTCGGCCACGTTTGAGATTCCGCCTCTTTGGAACGCAATGACTCTGCACGATACTGTGCTTCCGCCGCCATCAAATCAGGACGACGACGAAGCAAATCGATAGGTTGAGCTGTACCGATACTCGGAGATTTGGACCAAACATATTCAGGATTATCATCTACCACTGAAGCAGAGGGGTTTGCACCTAGTAAAAGGGAAATATGGGTTTGCGATACGTCAACCAACGTTTGCAATGACGGTATCTGTCCATCCAATGCATTGGCTTGCGCTTCA
The Sulfuricurvum sp. DNA segment above includes these coding regions:
- a CDS encoding efflux RND transporter periplasmic adaptor subunit, whose amino-acid sequence is MNSSLKKYLQPIVLLVSVILITGCKDETVKTPDSTAVYVTTIAKSEGVEERWLSGSIRARVETDIAFRAGGKILKRLVNVGDCVTKGQPLAMLDNGDYQLALSAAEEQFKSASVNAKQSLSDAQRFQRLSTDGSMGLADYERQKSRADAATAGMEQARSALELAKNKDSYTILRAPYDGVITAITMEIGQVVAEGQPLLSIAKEGEREVVVDLPEEIMTHVPEFKAEAQPWDEKKNSVPLRLRELSPIAVLPSRTYRARYVAQQEGLSRFPLGSTLQLRLSRPSEAGITLPLSAIVKTAGEAGVWVVKPNGKGVEFVKVTILSYGATTVRVSGLSEKMRIVTVGAQKIDGSMNVTPIERSVETMDEKRGRV
- a CDS encoding efflux transporter outer membrane subunit, producing the protein MQKIFLRHHTFWLSIASILLLSGCATPEASPPKLDSNLSATFHHADSSLTEDREWWGKFNDPILSTLIEKALISNHDVGIAMSRIKAARAGADTHASRLLPTVDLQTSASTTHSGLPSPYKQGMPDVRAYSAGIGLAWELDISGGVRASVNAAQSDAIRAEVGAEGVRLLIASEIARQYFILRGAQQRLAILKELAQTRHEYVNLISRRLKEGQSSRYDLNMAEAQANALDGQIPSLQTLVDVSQTHISLLLGANPSASVVDDNPEYVWSKSPSIGTAQPIDLLRRRPDLMAAEAQYRAESLRSKEAESQTWPKLFVNALFGFEDFRINGIDLATVAFSNVAMAFAMPIFNAGRIQASIDVQSAREHEALLSWQKSVFVAVKEVEDTLSLRSNEMKRGALLRAVASNHQQSLRHIQSLYREGQIDKLSLLDVERLVSLSAIEVTEHETQRLLADVQLYKALGGGWNASQLSSKEQPKVQP